One Hyphomonadaceae bacterium BL14 genomic window, CGGTACGGCCACGCCATCGCCGGTGACGAAATCGCGCGTGAACGCGCCGGAATTCGAGCTGTCGCTCTGAAGATTGAAGCCGGCCGAGCCGGACACATAGGCCTGGGCAAGCGCCGGGGCGGCGCTGACGCCGGCGACACCGGCGCTCAAGGCGAGCGCGCTGGCCAGTCGGGTGACGATGCTCATCGGGATCCTCCCTCATTGAAGCCCGCATGCGGGCGAGTGCGCCACGCTATCGTGGCTCGTGTATTGTATATGCAATAGTGTTTGCTCATGACAAGGCAGATGCATGCGGATTTTGCGCCGGGCGGCCCGAACCGTCCCTCAAAGGTGACCTCTTGTCCCGTGCGGCCTAGAGTAACCGATCAGACCCGCGCTGATTCCGCCTCCGGGGCGGCGGGCGGCGCGCACACGATACATCAGGGGGCCGTCATGGCAGCAACTGCAGCGCGGGCCGACCGCGGCGTCAGCGATCGCAAGACCGAACTGCTCCACATCCTCGCACGCACCGCCGTGGCCGACCGGTCTGCGCCGGTAAGCCTGCGCCAGTTCGCCATCCGGGCCGGCGTGTCCGAGCCGACCTTGCGCCACTATTTCAATGACCGTCAGGGCGTGGTGATCGCCATTATCGCGCTGTTCGCTGACGGCGCGCGCGACTGGCTTGAGCGCTGCGCGCAGCCGCAGAAGAGCCTGGAAGCGGCCGTCAGCGGCTATGGCGACATGGCGCTGGAAGGCGCGGACACCGACCAGTTCGCCCAGGCGCACGCCTTCGCGCTGGTGGAATCCATCCATGATCCGTTGGTGGCCCGCGCCTATCTCGACACCATTATCGAGCCTTCGCTCAGAGCCATCGAGTCGCGCCTGGCACCCAGCCTCGATCCCGAAGGCACGCGCGGCGATGCGGTACGCCACGCCGCACTGGCGCTCTATGCGCCGGTGCTCATCGCTGTCCTGCACCAGCGGCTCCTCAAAGGTGACGCGGCGCGCCCGCTCGATATGGGTGTGTTCTTTTCCGATCTCACCCAACTCTTCGCCCATGGCCTGAAGCAGCCGGACTGATCCCTACCCATGCCTGACCCGATCTCCGCGGCCCCCGGACTTGAGACGGTTTCGCCGAGTGTCCAGCTCAATCTCAACGTCCGCGGGCTTGGCCTGTCGGCCACGCTGGCTATCAATGAGCGCTCTGCCGCACTGCAGGCGCAAGGCCGCCAGATCTCCCGCCTGGGTCTGGGCCAGTCGCCCTTCCCGGTGCCCGATGTGATGCAGCGCCGCC contains:
- a CDS encoding TetR/AcrR family transcriptional regulator, with the translated sequence MAATAARADRGVSDRKTELLHILARTAVADRSAPVSLRQFAIRAGVSEPTLRHYFNDRQGVVIAIIALFADGARDWLERCAQPQKSLEAAVSGYGDMALEGADTDQFAQAHAFALVESIHDPLVARAYLDTIIEPSLRAIESRLAPSLDPEGTRGDAVRHAALALYAPVLIAVLHQRLLKGDAARPLDMGVFFSDLTQLFAHGLKQPD